A single genomic interval of uncultured Pseudodesulfovibrio sp. harbors:
- a CDS encoding CBASS cGAMP-activated phospholipase: protein MKKILSIDGGGIKGVFPAAFLAALDDHLKHDIASYFDLIAGTSTGGIIALGLGLGFSPREILAMYESNASTIFPSGLGSAWSKTKRLNGLMKQRYDTEPLADILRAMFRDKLLGQSNNRLMICATDLTTGKVNFFKTAHHERLRNDYKISAKEIALATSAAPVFFKPHTMPSGQDLVDGAMWANNPVGPAAVEAVHTLGWEPEEIAILSLSCTGEPASFARLANEDPGAVNWGMGLIECFMASQSSASYGTAINVLGDNNIERIKRIEPIVEKDLFTLDGTKNLGQLKGLGENQAKHEFPRIKDLFFDEPAPIFVPEYKL, encoded by the coding sequence ATGAAAAAAATACTCAGCATTGACGGCGGTGGAATCAAGGGAGTATTCCCTGCAGCCTTCTTGGCCGCCCTGGATGACCACCTAAAACATGACATTGCAAGCTATTTTGACCTGATTGCCGGTACATCTACAGGCGGCATTATTGCCCTTGGACTTGGGCTCGGATTCTCTCCCAGGGAGATACTTGCCATGTACGAAAGCAATGCCTCAACAATTTTCCCTTCTGGACTAGGATCAGCGTGGTCCAAAACCAAGCGGCTCAACGGCCTGATGAAACAACGCTATGATACGGAGCCCTTGGCCGACATCCTTCGCGCAATGTTCAGAGACAAACTGCTCGGGCAAAGCAACAACCGGCTCATGATCTGCGCAACCGACCTGACCACCGGCAAAGTCAATTTCTTCAAAACCGCACACCACGAACGCCTGAGAAACGACTACAAAATTTCTGCAAAGGAAATTGCACTGGCCACTTCTGCGGCGCCGGTCTTCTTCAAACCTCATACCATGCCCAGCGGCCAAGACCTCGTCGATGGAGCCATGTGGGCGAACAACCCTGTCGGTCCGGCTGCAGTTGAAGCTGTGCACACGTTGGGATGGGAACCCGAAGAAATTGCCATCCTCAGCCTGAGTTGTACCGGCGAACCAGCTTCATTCGCAAGATTGGCCAATGAAGATCCTGGAGCCGTCAATTGGGGAATGGGGCTCATCGAATGCTTCATGGCAAGCCAGAGCTCGGCTTCATATGGGACGGCGATCAACGTCCTGGGAGACAACAACATTGAGCGAATCAAGAGAATTGAGCCCATTGTTGAAAAGGATCTGTTCACTCTCGATGGCACTAAGAATCTCGGCCAGCTCAAGGGCCTGGGAGAAAATCAGGCCAAGCATGAATTCCCTCGCATAAAAGACCTGTTCTTTGACGAGCCGGCTCCTATCTTCGTCCCTGAGTATAAATTGTAG
- a CDS encoding zinc dependent phospholipase C family protein — MPGAYAHLTMVNRFKTPRALEAVQGLAPDKAYQVTRWTRFVELGAVSPDYPYLSVMDSNSKIWADAMHYTNVGDRLKAGIEVLRDLAPPVQDKAFVWLLGFASHIAMDLTIHPIVEMKVGEYAENAEEHRTCEMHQDVFIFEEMNFGPLAFAEFIDAGIGRCNDQGDDERIDSDIKHIWMEMLERTSSVAVLEETPPDMDKWHRRFRTMVDDIAEETQRLPAIARHALADMGAAYPIREEVDDTFVINMKVPGGGRMNYTEIFDKAQKSVAYLWSLVARGVFENDNEYKTAIHNWNLDNGKRPDGTLEFWR, encoded by the coding sequence ATGCCTGGAGCATACGCACACCTTACCATGGTCAACAGATTCAAGACTCCTCGGGCACTTGAGGCCGTGCAAGGGCTGGCACCGGATAAAGCATACCAAGTTACCCGTTGGACTCGTTTTGTGGAACTGGGGGCTGTCAGTCCGGACTACCCATATTTATCCGTGATGGACTCCAACTCCAAAATCTGGGCAGATGCCATGCATTATACCAATGTGGGTGACCGGCTTAAAGCCGGCATTGAGGTCCTCCGTGATCTGGCTCCTCCTGTCCAAGACAAGGCCTTTGTCTGGCTGCTCGGCTTTGCTTCCCATATTGCCATGGACCTGACCATCCATCCCATTGTTGAGATGAAGGTCGGGGAATATGCGGAAAACGCCGAAGAGCACCGGACATGCGAAATGCATCAGGACGTCTTCATATTCGAAGAGATGAACTTCGGGCCTTTGGCCTTCGCAGAGTTCATCGATGCCGGCATTGGCCGTTGCAATGACCAAGGTGATGATGAACGGATAGATTCGGACATTAAACATATCTGGATGGAGATGCTGGAAAGGACTTCCTCGGTCGCGGTTCTTGAAGAGACGCCTCCGGACATGGACAAGTGGCACCGCCGATTCAGAACGATGGTTGACGACATCGCAGAAGAGACGCAGCGCCTGCCGGCGATCGCTCGACACGCACTTGCCGACATGGGCGCAGCATACCCTATTCGTGAGGAGGTCGACGACACATTCGTTATTAATATGAAAGTACCAGGTGGGGGCCGTATGAACTATACGGAGATCTTCGACAAGGCACAAAAGAGCGTCGCCTATCTCTGGTCACTTGTTGCCCGGGGGGTGTTCGAAAACGACAACGAATACAAGACCGCGATCCACAACTGGAACCTTGATAACGGCAAGCGTCCGGACGGCACGCTTGAATTTTGGAGATGA
- a CDS encoding WYL domain-containing protein: protein MKKSQLERLLFLEKKLFWFGKVKRKEIQEQFEVSSRVTTNDFSKYHELAPGNAVWDRPSYGYIADDAFKPVLYEPDSAEILGEIYAPTGAFSGSVGVTVLNVPGRIIPVNILRSLLAAIHSKRAIEICYRSMSRAEPTWRRITPHSLAHDGFRWHVRAFCSKRGKFIDLVLGRIVETGELSAPDATSETDTEWIETVKIKIGPDSRLDENQRSTIEMDYGMIDGEASFIVRKSMLFYALKQLCLHRDTGSSPKEQQIVLLNTDILKLL, encoded by the coding sequence ATGAAAAAGAGTCAGTTAGAGAGGTTATTGTTTCTTGAGAAGAAACTATTTTGGTTTGGAAAGGTTAAGAGAAAGGAGATTCAAGAGCAGTTTGAAGTTTCTTCAAGGGTAACCACGAATGATTTTTCAAAATATCATGAGCTTGCACCAGGGAACGCTGTTTGGGATAGGCCGTCCTATGGATATATCGCGGATGATGCTTTTAAGCCGGTTTTGTATGAGCCAGATTCGGCTGAGATTTTGGGCGAGATTTATGCTCCGACGGGAGCTTTCAGTGGATCTGTAGGTGTCACGGTCTTAAACGTTCCAGGGAGAATCATCCCAGTAAACATTTTGCGATCACTTTTGGCTGCCATACACAGCAAAAGGGCCATTGAAATTTGCTATCGATCAATGTCTAGAGCCGAGCCAACATGGCGAAGAATAACGCCCCATAGCCTTGCTCATGACGGTTTCCGTTGGCATGTTAGGGCATTTTGTTCAAAACGAGGAAAATTCATTGATCTCGTTCTAGGTCGCATAGTTGAAACAGGAGAGCTGAGTGCTCCAGACGCGACATCAGAAACAGATACAGAGTGGATTGAAACAGTTAAAATCAAAATCGGTCCAGATTCCAGACTCGATGAAAACCAACGGTCTACAATTGAAATGGATTATGGAATGATTGATGGTGAAGCTTCGTTTATAGTAAGAAAGAGCATGCTTTTTTACGCGCTCAAACAATTATGTCTTCATCGAGACACTGGATCTAGTCCAAAAGAGCAGCAAATAGTGCTGCTAAACACAGATATCCTTAAGCTTCTATAA
- a CDS encoding NotI family restriction endonuclease: protein MTKKANYGIADWYGRLYRTMTQAERLEVLDDYKAKTKKPCPFKNDMPELAPKSGTHCSKVGGVCSIRHFDEDQDRIKLGPIAATCPNRFLEAGSVFETIGEALLGTKSPIIVKEIPFLERIVAADPSTGSALNADREDVGRIDMVCVHPDTSNLRWCAVELQAVYFSGPAMTKDFKLIQGHTANSLPLPVKGRRPDFRSSGPKRLMPQLQIKVPTLRRWGKKMAVVVDKPFFDALGPMDKVSDLSNSDIVWIVVRFDEDFQKGRSKLVIDDIRQTTLERAVEGLTAGSPTTLSNFEIKLLAKINTA, encoded by the coding sequence GTGACCAAAAAGGCCAACTACGGAATAGCCGATTGGTATGGACGTCTTTATCGCACAATGACCCAAGCAGAAAGGCTTGAGGTGCTTGATGACTACAAAGCAAAGACGAAGAAGCCTTGTCCTTTTAAAAACGACATGCCTGAGTTAGCCCCCAAATCGGGGACTCATTGTAGCAAAGTTGGCGGGGTTTGTTCGATTAGGCATTTTGACGAAGATCAGGACAGAATAAAACTTGGCCCTATTGCCGCAACATGTCCAAATCGTTTTCTTGAGGCTGGCTCAGTCTTTGAAACAATCGGCGAAGCATTACTTGGCACAAAGTCCCCTATCATAGTTAAGGAGATTCCTTTTCTTGAGCGTATCGTTGCTGCTGACCCTTCTACCGGAAGCGCCCTCAACGCTGACCGAGAAGACGTTGGTAGAATCGATATGGTGTGCGTTCATCCTGACACATCAAATTTAAGGTGGTGCGCGGTTGAATTGCAGGCTGTATATTTTAGCGGACCAGCAATGACCAAAGATTTTAAATTAATACAGGGTCATACCGCAAATTCACTCCCTCTTCCGGTTAAAGGACGACGACCGGATTTTAGAAGCAGTGGCCCAAAGCGCCTGATGCCTCAACTTCAGATAAAAGTGCCTACTTTACGAAGGTGGGGAAAAAAGATGGCAGTGGTAGTAGATAAACCATTTTTCGATGCTTTAGGGCCAATGGATAAAGTGTCTGATCTAAGCAATTCTGATATTGTGTGGATTGTAGTCAGATTCGACGAGGACTTTCAGAAAGGAAGATCAAAGCTTGTAATTGATGATATCAGACAAACGACTCTTGAAAGAGCTGTTGAAGGGCTAACTGCAGGAAGCCCAACCACTCTATCAAATTTTGAAATAAAATTACTTGCCAAAATCAATACCGCTTAA
- a CDS encoding DNA cytosine methyltransferase — protein sequence MSVIDLFCGAGGLSEGFQQVGFDILAANDVDPYASETFQATHPQAVFFQNSVTEYTAQDFLDATGLQRGELNCLVGGPPCQGFSVYNHNRGMHDPRSGLFREYLRIVEGLAPQWVVMENVTGIISTGGGQVVQEIVQGLNALGYHVENRTLFAEQFGVPQERRRVFFIGNNQGLPIPWPSPTHGNGLHPYVTIGEAINDLPPLNNGEDLGLTEYPTPPRSLYQQELRGGGQLVHNHSAPRLGQINLDRMAHIPQGGSWRDIPFDLLPAGMKRAKRSDHTKRYGRLSMNGLASTILTKCDVHWGAFIHPEQNRALTVREAARLQSFPDHYHFAGPKTEQYVQVGNAVPPMLARAIAQEILITIENNDINAVQVA from the coding sequence ATGAGTGTTATTGACCTTTTCTGTGGGGCGGGCGGGCTTTCTGAAGGCTTTCAGCAAGTGGGTTTTGATATTTTGGCAGCAAACGATGTTGACCCATACGCTTCAGAAACATTTCAAGCCACTCACCCCCAAGCTGTTTTTTTCCAAAACAGTGTCACGGAATATACCGCGCAAGATTTTCTCGACGCAACAGGACTGCAGAGGGGAGAATTAAATTGCCTTGTGGGAGGCCCTCCTTGCCAGGGCTTCAGTGTATATAACCACAATCGAGGCATGCACGACCCCAGAAGCGGCTTATTCCGTGAATATCTCAGGATTGTCGAAGGCCTAGCCCCTCAATGGGTGGTGATGGAAAATGTTACCGGAATAATATCCACAGGGGGAGGGCAAGTAGTTCAAGAAATTGTTCAAGGACTTAACGCCTTAGGTTATCATGTCGAAAATAGGACCCTCTTTGCGGAGCAGTTTGGAGTCCCTCAAGAACGACGGCGAGTTTTTTTCATAGGAAACAATCAGGGGCTGCCTATCCCTTGGCCGAGCCCAACACACGGAAATGGGTTGCACCCTTATGTCACAATAGGTGAGGCTATTAATGATTTGCCTCCACTCAATAATGGTGAAGACCTTGGACTTACCGAATATCCAACTCCTCCTCGCTCCTTATACCAGCAAGAATTAAGAGGAGGTGGACAGTTGGTGCACAACCATTCCGCTCCACGTCTGGGACAAATCAATTTGGATCGCATGGCTCACATTCCACAAGGAGGCAGTTGGCGCGATATTCCTTTTGACCTTTTACCTGCAGGAATGAAGCGAGCTAAACGATCAGACCATACGAAGCGTTATGGCAGACTTTCGATGAATGGGTTGGCTTCTACTATTCTTACGAAGTGCGATGTTCATTGGGGAGCTTTCATCCACCCTGAACAAAATAGAGCCCTTACCGTTAGAGAAGCAGCAAGGCTGCAATCATTTCCTGACCATTATCATTTTGCTGGTCCAAAAACTGAACAATACGTTCAAGTGGGCAATGCCGTTCCCCCAATGCTTGCAAGAGCCATTGCTCAAGAAATCTTGATAACTATAGAAAACAACGATATCAATGCTGTCCAAGTAGCTTAA
- a CDS encoding DUF2779 domain-containing protein produces MCPRYLTKSRYKLARECPTKLYYTGKANEYANQKLEDSFLQALAEGGYQVGELAKYYFPSGTDIETLDYGQAVSETNELLKQENVIIYEAAITHGDYFIRADVLVKTGNSFDLIEVKAKSFAPGKDKFQNNNGSLAAKWKPYLEDVAFQKYVMLQAFPNHTVKAHLMLVDKSAPCPTDGLNQKFMITRDENNRQGISVSTSLTDADLDPRIMIQVDVDEICDSVIKGEGYEAEVVDYATNYSNDTKISSPISSACGGCEFYTTDLGAEQGLKSGHHECFAEQLGWSEEELGQPTIFDIWNLHYMKKNKLINQRRIALSEVTVDDIGVKHDDNPGLTASERQWMQVEMAQQGDPGPWIDKVGLLAEVQTWKHPLHFIDFETTTVAIPFHKDMTPYEMIAFQFSHHIIHQDGTIEHKGEYINTQQGEFPNYDFLRTLKDELDKDGGTIFRYAAHENSVLNAIYRQLQNDPADIPDRENLCDFIKSITTSVGGSPESWTGERSMVDMLELVKRFYYEPSTNGSNSIKYVLPSILSVSKVLQDKYSQPIYGAEGGIASMNFEDWTWVQIEDGKVSDPYKSLPKMFEDMTDKDSTILNSDEIREGGAAMTAYARMQFEEMSDEEREEIRKALLKYCELDTFAMVMIYEGWMDILNN; encoded by the coding sequence ATGTGTCCAAGGTATCTCACTAAATCCAGATACAAGTTAGCTAGGGAATGCCCTACCAAGCTTTATTACACCGGCAAAGCTAATGAATACGCAAATCAGAAACTTGAAGACTCCTTCCTTCAAGCTCTGGCCGAAGGCGGCTATCAGGTTGGAGAGCTGGCTAAATATTACTTCCCTAGTGGAACCGACATCGAGACTCTTGATTACGGCCAAGCTGTCAGTGAAACGAACGAACTCCTCAAACAAGAAAATGTCATCATCTACGAAGCGGCCATTACCCATGGCGACTATTTCATCAGGGCCGACGTGCTGGTTAAGACAGGTAATTCATTTGATCTCATCGAGGTAAAGGCAAAGTCCTTTGCGCCAGGTAAAGACAAGTTTCAGAACAACAATGGTTCGCTGGCTGCTAAGTGGAAGCCCTATCTCGAAGACGTTGCCTTTCAAAAATACGTCATGCTTCAAGCTTTCCCAAACCATACCGTCAAAGCACACCTGATGTTGGTGGACAAGTCAGCCCCATGCCCCACGGACGGACTAAACCAAAAGTTCATGATCACTAGGGACGAGAACAACCGCCAGGGCATCTCTGTGTCCACCTCACTTACTGACGCCGACCTTGACCCCAGAATCATGATCCAAGTCGATGTAGACGAGATATGCGATAGCGTCATCAAAGGCGAAGGGTACGAAGCCGAAGTGGTTGATTATGCCACCAACTACTCGAACGATACCAAGATATCTTCTCCGATTTCCTCAGCATGTGGAGGCTGCGAGTTTTATACAACCGATTTGGGCGCAGAGCAGGGTTTGAAGAGCGGCCACCATGAATGTTTTGCCGAACAGCTTGGATGGAGCGAAGAGGAGTTGGGTCAACCAACCATCTTTGACATCTGGAACTTGCACTACATGAAAAAGAATAAGCTTATAAACCAACGTCGGATTGCCCTGTCTGAAGTGACGGTAGATGACATCGGGGTCAAACATGATGACAATCCAGGACTTACCGCATCTGAAAGGCAGTGGATGCAAGTTGAGATGGCCCAACAAGGCGATCCTGGTCCTTGGATAGACAAGGTTGGGTTGTTAGCAGAAGTCCAAACATGGAAACACCCTCTTCATTTCATTGATTTTGAGACAACAACGGTTGCTATCCCCTTTCACAAGGACATGACCCCGTATGAAATGATCGCATTCCAATTTTCCCACCACATCATTCATCAAGACGGAACTATCGAGCACAAAGGGGAATACATAAACACCCAACAGGGGGAATTCCCCAATTACGATTTCCTGCGTACATTAAAAGACGAATTGGACAAGGACGGGGGAACTATCTTCAGATATGCAGCTCATGAAAACTCAGTTCTTAATGCAATTTACCGCCAGCTTCAAAATGATCCTGCGGACATCCCAGATCGGGAGAATTTGTGTGACTTCATTAAATCAATCACCACCTCTGTCGGGGGCAGTCCTGAGAGCTGGACTGGTGAACGAAGCATGGTAGACATGTTGGAGTTGGTAAAGCGCTTCTACTATGAGCCGAGCACAAATGGCTCCAATTCGATCAAATACGTCTTACCGTCCATTCTCAGTGTCTCCAAGGTGCTCCAGGACAAATACTCTCAGCCCATATATGGAGCTGAAGGCGGCATCGCAAGTATGAACTTCGAAGATTGGACATGGGTGCAAATCGAAGACGGCAAAGTATCCGATCCATATAAGAGTCTTCCAAAGATGTTCGAGGATATGACCGACAAGGATTCTACTATCTTGAATAGTGATGAGATCCGAGAAGGTGGGGCTGCAATGACGGCCTATGCCAGGATGCAGTTTGAAGAGATGAGCGATGAGGAGAGAGAAGAAATCCGCAAAGCTCTTTTGAAATATTGCGAACTGGACACCTTTGCCATGGTGATGATCTATGAGGGTTGGATGGACATACTTAATAATTAG